Below is a genomic region from Sinorhizobium meliloti.
ACCGAGATACCGGCCTGGAAGGTGCCGCCGTCGTAGATGTAGGCGAGCGAGTTGAACTCGGTGACGTTGCCGAGCGAGTCGGTTTCGCCGTTCAGGCCCTTATCCCACCAGCTGTAGAAGAAGCCGGCCTTGAAGCCGCCGAGCTGGATGTAGGCTTCATCGACGTCGATCAGGCTGTCGCCTTCGTCGGTGTCGTTGTCGGCGTTGAACTCAGCAGCGAAGAAGCCGGTGAGCGTGCCGTATTCGGTGTCGCTCTTCGCGTCGATCGAGATGTAGGCGCGGGAGAACATGTCCCAGTCCGACGTGGACTGACCACCGAAGTCTTCCTGGTTCCAGCGATCGTCAGCTTCGTCACGACCGAATTCACCCTGGATACGGATGAAGCCGCCGATCTTGAGGCAGGTTTCCGTGCCCGGAATGTAGAAGTAGCCCGTGCCGAAAGCGTCGCAGACGCGAACGTATTCCATGGGCTCCGGCTCGGCAGCGACGATCGCGTCGGCAGCCTGGGCGCCGGAGACTGCTGCGAGAGCAGCAGCGGAGCCGAGAAGAAGGCTCTTGATGTTCATTTCTGACCTCCAGTCAAAAGTTTCAAACGGGTCTGGGTTTTTTTTGCTGAAGGACAGCGTTCCCTGCCCCATCCCCAACGTTCAAGAAGTCGGACGATCAACCGCCCTTGCTTCCGGAGTTGAAAATACAAAACCGGGTGGGGCGCGCAACGACCAACTTACCAGATCGACTCCTTTGCCCTGCCCTTCCCTGATCCCTGTTGCTGAAACGACACAAAATCGCCCCAGACGGCCCGAGGGAATTAACAAAGCGTTAAGAAAATCCTTTAGCGACGGGGGTTTAGCGCGAGGTCACTCCCGGCCATCTGTTCCGGAAAGGGGCAAAAAATGGCCAGAAAGGGGGATAAAACCG
It encodes:
- a CDS encoding porin, with protein sequence MNIKSLLLGSAAALAAVSGAQAADAIVAAEPEPMEYVRVCDAFGTGYFYIPGTETCLKIGGFIRIQGEFGRDEADDRWNQEDFGGQSTSDWDMFSRAYISIDAKSDTEYGTLTGFFAAEFNADNDTDEGDSLIDVDEAYIQLGGFKAGFFYSWWDKGLNGETDSLGNVTEFNSLAYIYDGGTFQAGISVDELEGTSTKANGVGVTGIVSATLGGVAFDLLGSYDTEWEEGAVRGLLSADLGPGTLQVAGIWASNPNAYWADSEWTVAASYRFNASDKFAITPAAQYWGSLQDSNTSFGNDDQWRVGITTDYDITEGLATRFTINYTDPDDGDEYVSGFLRLRRDF